Proteins encoded together in one Gammaproteobacteria bacterium window:
- a CDS encoding SUF system NifU family Fe-S cluster assembly protein — translation MTMLRELYQSLILDHGRRPRNFSVLVDAHRIKEGFNPLCGDRLTFYIKLKADVVDEITFQGSGCAISMASASLMTDFLKGKSSEEIKEIFLRFHEMVTESAENKDFSHLGKLEVLKGVLEFPARVKCATLAWHTLMGALENNPQCISTE, via the coding sequence ATGACAATGCTGCGTGAGCTTTATCAGTCACTTATTCTTGACCACGGGAGAAGACCGCGAAATTTTTCAGTACTCGTAGATGCGCATCGTATAAAAGAAGGTTTCAATCCATTATGTGGCGATAGACTAACTTTCTATATCAAGTTGAAGGCTGATGTCGTGGATGAAATTACTTTTCAGGGAAGTGGTTGTGCTATTTCAATGGCTTCTGCTTCTCTCATGACAGATTTTTTAAAGGGAAAATCAAGCGAAGAGATCAAGGAAATTTTTTTGAGGTTCCACGAGATGGTAACTGAAAGTGCCGAAAATAAAGATTTTTCACATCTAGGCAAACTTGAGGTTTTAAAAGGTGTTTTAGAATTTCCGGCCAGAGTAAAATGTGCCACATTAGCTTGGCATACCCTTATGGGTGCATTGGAAAATAACCCCCAATGTATCAGCACAGAGTAA
- a CDS encoding iron-sulfur cluster assembly accessory protein, whose product MNQVVTLTPNAVAHIKKSVEQQHAAGFRLAVKKTGCSGYAYVPNIVQEGKEQDLHFQIENLSIFVEKEAVNILQGTLIDYIDQGLGQSKLIFHNPNAANQCGCGESFNLLDE is encoded by the coding sequence ATGAACCAAGTTGTGACACTTACCCCCAATGCAGTTGCGCATATTAAAAAAAGCGTAGAGCAGCAACATGCCGCGGGTTTTCGTCTGGCGGTTAAAAAAACCGGTTGTTCGGGGTATGCTTATGTACCCAATATAGTTCAGGAAGGGAAGGAGCAAGATCTGCATTTCCAGATAGAGAATCTTAGTATTTTCGTTGAAAAAGAAGCAGTGAATATTTTGCAAGGCACACTTATTGATTACATTGATCAAGGTCTTGGCCAATCAAAATTAATTTTTCATAATCCTAATGCTGCAAACCAATGCGGTTGTGGCGAAAGCTTTAATTTATTAGATGAGTAG
- the sufT gene encoding putative Fe-S cluster assembly protein SufT: MHENEIITLNRDVDALLIPSGARIFLQRGTEATITQSLGGSFTVNIYGNLARIDSKDADALGKPVQMQLSEDALETSTLEDLIWTQMRTCYDPEIPVNIVDLGLIYDCSIIEISAKCHRVIIKMTLTAPGCGMGPTIAAEVKAKVECVPHVVEAEIDIVFDPPWDHSLMSEAAKLELGMFY; the protein is encoded by the coding sequence ATGCATGAAAATGAGATAATTACTTTAAATCGTGACGTAGATGCGCTGTTAATTCCTTCCGGGGCACGAATTTTTTTACAAAGAGGCACCGAAGCGACTATAACCCAATCATTGGGTGGATCATTCACCGTTAATATTTATGGCAATTTAGCGAGAATTGATAGTAAAGATGCGGATGCTCTGGGAAAACCAGTTCAAATGCAATTGTCTGAAGATGCTCTGGAAACTTCTACGCTAGAAGATCTTATCTGGACTCAGATGCGCACCTGTTATGATCCAGAAATACCGGTCAATATCGTTGATTTAGGGCTGATTTATGATTGCTCAATTATTGAAATTTCTGCAAAGTGTCATCGGGTAATCATAAAAATGACGCTCACAGCGCCAGGATGTGGCATGGGTCCAACCATTGCTGCTGAAGTAAAAGCAAAAGTTGAATGTGTACCCCATGTTGTTGAAGCTGAAATTGATATTGTATTTGATCCCCCCTGGGATCATAGCCTGATGTCCGAAGCTGCAAAGCTCGAACTGGGAATGTTTTATTAA